From Rhodopseudomonas palustris, a single genomic window includes:
- a CDS encoding sodium-translocating pyrophosphatase — MTALWVIVLCGALSIVYAIWATSSVLAADQGNARMQEIAGAVREGAQAYLKRQYMTIAIVGVVIFAALAYFLGVLVAIGFAVGAILSGAAGFIGMNVSVRANVRTAQAATTSLAGGLELAFKAGAITGLLVAGLALLGVTLYFIYLIQFAGLGPRDRTVIDALVALGFGASLISIFARLGGGIFTKGADVGGDLVGKVEAGIPEDDPRNPATIADNVGDNVGDCAGMAADLFETYAVTAVATMVLAAIFFGAAPPEQLQNVMTLPLAIGGICILTSIAGTFFVKLGASQSIMGALYKGLIATGVLSLVGVGAAIWWLVGFGPLPGVSFTGMSLFLCGVVGLAVTGLIIWITEYYTGTDFRPVKSIAQASVTGHGTNVIQGLAISMEATALPAIVIIAGILITYSLAGLFGIAIATTTMLALAGMIVALDAFGPVTDNAGGIAEMAGLPKEVRKSTDALDAVGNTTKAVTKGYAIGSAGLGALVLFAAYNEDLKFFIAQKSPYFVGVAPDFSLNNPYVVVGLLFGGLLPYLFGAMGMTAVGRAAGAIVEEVRRQFREKPGIMKGTDKPDYGKAVDLLTKAAIKEMIIPSLLPVLSPIFVYFAIYAIAGGGVAGKSAAFSAVGAMLLGVIVTGLFVAISMTSGGGAWDNAKKYIEDGHHGGKGSDAHKAAVTGDTVGDPYKDTAGPAVNPMIKITNIVALLLLAVLAH; from the coding sequence ATGACAGCTCTATGGGTGATCGTGCTCTGCGGAGCGCTATCGATCGTATACGCCATCTGGGCGACCTCGTCGGTGCTCGCTGCCGACCAGGGCAACGCGCGGATGCAGGAAATCGCGGGCGCGGTGCGTGAAGGCGCGCAGGCCTATCTGAAGCGGCAGTACATGACCATCGCCATCGTCGGCGTGGTGATCTTCGCAGCTCTCGCTTACTTCCTAGGCGTGCTCGTGGCGATCGGCTTCGCGGTCGGTGCGATCCTGTCGGGCGCCGCCGGCTTCATCGGCATGAACGTGTCGGTGCGCGCCAACGTCCGCACCGCGCAGGCGGCCACCACCTCGCTTGCCGGCGGCCTCGAGCTCGCCTTCAAGGCGGGCGCGATCACCGGCCTTCTGGTTGCCGGCCTCGCGCTGCTCGGCGTCACCCTGTATTTCATCTACCTGATCCAGTTCGCCGGCCTCGGTCCGCGTGACCGCACCGTGATCGACGCGCTGGTCGCGCTCGGCTTCGGCGCCTCGCTGATTTCGATCTTCGCCCGTCTCGGCGGCGGCATCTTCACCAAGGGTGCGGACGTCGGCGGCGACCTCGTCGGCAAGGTCGAAGCCGGTATTCCGGAGGACGACCCGCGCAACCCGGCGACGATCGCCGACAACGTCGGCGACAACGTCGGCGACTGCGCCGGCATGGCCGCCGACCTGTTCGAGACCTATGCGGTGACCGCGGTCGCCACCATGGTGCTGGCCGCGATCTTCTTCGGCGCCGCTCCGCCGGAGCAGCTCCAGAACGTGATGACGCTGCCGCTCGCCATCGGTGGCATCTGCATCCTGACCTCGATCGCCGGCACCTTCTTCGTCAAGCTCGGCGCTTCCCAGTCGATCATGGGTGCCCTGTACAAGGGCCTGATCGCCACCGGCGTGCTGTCGCTGGTCGGCGTCGGCGCCGCAATCTGGTGGCTGGTCGGCTTCGGCCCGCTGCCGGGCGTCAGCTTCACCGGCATGTCGCTGTTCCTGTGCGGCGTCGTCGGCCTCGCGGTCACCGGCCTGATCATCTGGATCACCGAATACTACACCGGCACCGACTTCCGCCCGGTGAAGTCGATCGCCCAGGCCTCGGTCACCGGCCACGGTACCAACGTGATCCAGGGTCTCGCCATCTCGATGGAAGCGACCGCGCTGCCCGCGATCGTGATCATCGCCGGCATCCTGATCACCTACAGCCTTGCCGGTCTGTTCGGCATCGCGATCGCCACCACCACCATGCTGGCGCTGGCCGGCATGATCGTCGCGCTCGACGCCTTCGGCCCGGTCACCGACAACGCCGGCGGCATCGCCGAAATGGCCGGCCTGCCGAAGGAAGTGCGCAAGTCGACCGACGCGCTCGACGCGGTCGGCAACACCACCAAGGCGGTCACCAAGGGCTACGCGATCGGCTCCGCCGGTCTCGGCGCGCTGGTGCTGTTCGCAGCCTACAATGAAGACCTCAAGTTCTTCATTGCGCAGAAGTCGCCGTACTTCGTCGGCGTCGCTCCGGACTTCTCGCTGAACAACCCGTACGTCGTGGTCGGCCTGCTGTTCGGCGGTCTGCTGCCGTACCTGTTCGGCGCGATGGGCATGACCGCGGTCGGCCGCGCCGCCGGTGCGATCGTCGAGGAAGTGCGTCGCCAGTTCCGCGAGAAGCCCGGCATCATGAAGGGCACCGACAAGCCGGACTACGGCAAGGCGGTCGACCTTCTGACCAAGGCGGCGATCAAGGAAATGATCATCCCGTCGCTGCTGCCGGTGCTGTCGCCGATCTTCGTCTACTTCGCGATCTACGCGATCGCGGGCGGCGGCGTGGCCGGCAAGTCGGCGGCATTCTCGGCGGTCGGCGCGATGCTGCTCGGCGTGATCGTCACCGGCCTGTTCGTCGCGATCTCGATGACCTCGGGCGGCGGCGCCTGGGACAACGCCAAGAAGTACATCGAGGACGGCCACCACGGCGGCAAGGGCTCCGATGCCCATAAGGCCGCGGTGACCGGCGACACCGTCGGCGATCCCTACAAGGACACCGCGGGTCCGGCCGTGAACCCGATGATCAAGATCACCAACATCGTCGCCCTGCTGCTGCTGGCGGTCCTGGCGCACTAA
- a CDS encoding MerR family transcriptional regulator, whose product MDKAPDAFRTISEVAADLDIPQHVLRFWETRFSQIKPMKRSGGRRYYRPDDVDLLKGIRRLLYGEGYTIRGVQRILKEHGIKSVQRLADAEVHASFGAVEAAITRSVAEDEEFEPVPGGIDADDDDYDGEDEGLDLHAAMAEPDRRAAPSPAPRRHVEAEPRHAPRFDDHEDDDFAVEPASVMAAPGRAPRFDLPPLEFPAAKLPPAPPPVDLAPLRTVLSDLIACRELLDAAIKDGRGQADSLEQ is encoded by the coding sequence TTGGACAAGGCGCCCGACGCATTCCGCACCATCAGCGAGGTCGCAGCCGATCTCGACATTCCGCAGCACGTGCTGCGGTTCTGGGAGACACGGTTCAGCCAGATCAAGCCGATGAAGCGGTCGGGCGGCCGGCGCTACTACCGGCCCGACGACGTCGATCTGCTCAAGGGCATCCGCCGGCTGCTGTACGGCGAGGGGTACACCATCCGCGGGGTGCAGCGGATCCTCAAAGAGCACGGCATCAAGTCGGTGCAACGGCTGGCTGACGCCGAGGTTCACGCCAGCTTCGGCGCGGTCGAGGCGGCGATCACCAGGTCCGTCGCGGAAGACGAAGAGTTCGAGCCGGTCCCCGGCGGCATCGACGCCGATGACGACGACTACGACGGCGAGGACGAGGGGCTCGATCTGCACGCCGCAATGGCCGAGCCGGACCGTCGCGCCGCGCCATCACCCGCGCCGCGCCGCCACGTTGAGGCGGAGCCGCGCCACGCGCCGCGGTTCGATGATCACGAGGACGACGATTTCGCCGTCGAGCCGGCTTCCGTCATGGCTGCTCCCGGCCGCGCGCCACGGTTCGATCTGCCGCCGCTTGAGTTTCCCGCCGCCAAGCTGCCGCCGGCGCCGCCTCCGGTCGATCTGGCTCCGCTCCGCACCGTACTCAGCGACCTGATCGCCTGCCGCGAGCTGCTCGACGCCGCGATCAAGGATGGCCGAGGGCAGGCGGATAGTCTTGAGCAATAG
- a CDS encoding outer membrane protein assembly factor BamE, producing MSISIDRSGRADAPRSLFSLPRSLGLAVALTLVGAGMGACTSEQFQKGYILPNGALEQIPIGASQDQVLLVMGTPSTVATLDGEVFYYISQRTERAVAFMPQKVIDQRVIAIYFDKNRQVRRIANYGLQDGKIFDFISRTTPTSGQEMSYLAPLFRLISFR from the coding sequence ATGAGTATTTCGATCGACCGAAGCGGGCGCGCCGACGCGCCGCGAAGCCTTTTCTCGCTGCCGCGCAGCCTCGGCCTGGCCGTGGCGCTGACTTTGGTCGGCGCCGGCATGGGGGCCTGCACGTCGGAGCAATTCCAGAAAGGCTACATTCTGCCCAACGGTGCGCTGGAGCAGATCCCGATCGGCGCCAGCCAGGATCAGGTGCTGCTGGTGATGGGCACGCCGTCGACCGTCGCGACACTGGACGGCGAGGTGTTCTACTACATCTCCCAACGCACCGAGCGTGCGGTCGCGTTCATGCCGCAGAAGGTGATCGACCAGCGCGTGATCGCGATCTATTTCGACAAGAACCGCCAAGTCCGCCGTATCGCCAATTACGGCCTGCAGGACGGCAAGATCTTCGACTTCATCAGCCGCACCACGCCGACCTCCGGCCAGGAGATGAGCTATCTGGCGCCGCTGTTCCGGCTGATCAGCTTCCGCTGA
- a CDS encoding DUF169 domain-containing protein — protein MDAVAPVRFDLAALVDDLNALLRLKTTVIGMKLFRTVAEMEAVPKIRRPNAIHTTDQIVSMASRLGWTVGITAADLVGEQCRAVIGLAPQDDQWLAGRSYVGVWHATQEDASARQHALDVVPFGHHQAMAVSPLASGRLDPPDICLVYATPGQMIILINGLQYAGYKKFEWSVVGETACADSWGRALKTGEPSLSLPCFAERRYGGVPDEEMLMALSPSYLSKAIEGMKQLARNGLRYPIAPYGIQADVRAGMGVSYGNK, from the coding sequence ATGGACGCCGTTGCGCCGGTCCGTTTCGACCTTGCCGCGCTGGTCGACGATCTCAACGCGCTGCTGCGGCTGAAGACCACAGTGATCGGGATGAAGCTGTTCAGAACCGTCGCCGAGATGGAGGCGGTGCCGAAGATCCGGCGGCCGAACGCGATCCACACCACCGACCAGATCGTCAGCATGGCTTCGCGGCTCGGCTGGACCGTCGGGATCACCGCTGCCGATCTGGTCGGAGAACAATGCCGCGCGGTGATCGGCCTCGCACCGCAGGACGACCAATGGCTCGCCGGGCGCTCCTATGTCGGCGTGTGGCATGCGACACAGGAAGACGCCAGCGCGCGCCAGCACGCGCTCGACGTGGTGCCGTTCGGCCATCACCAGGCGATGGCGGTCTCGCCGCTGGCGAGCGGCCGGCTCGATCCGCCGGACATCTGCCTCGTCTATGCGACGCCCGGTCAGATGATCATCCTGATCAACGGCCTGCAATATGCCGGCTACAAGAAGTTCGAATGGAGCGTGGTCGGCGAGACCGCCTGCGCGGATTCCTGGGGCAGGGCGCTGAAGACCGGCGAGCCGAGCCTGTCGCTGCCGTGCTTCGCGGAGCGCCGATACGGCGGCGTGCCGGACGAGGAGATGCTGATGGCACTCAGCCCGTCGTATCTTTCCAAGGCCATCGAGGGCATGAAGCAGCTCGCCAGGAACGGCCTGCGCTACCCGATCGCGCCCTACGGGATCCAGGCCGATGTCCGGGCCGGGATGGGCGTCTCGTATGGGAATAAGTAA
- the ribH gene encoding 6,7-dimethyl-8-ribityllumazine synthase, whose product MADARRAPLKDQTDVSGARVLIVEARFYDDIQDALLEGAVAELNAAGATHDVLTVPGALEIPAAVAIAIDAAEAAGKPYDAAIALGCVVRGETIHFEIVSMESARALMDLSVARKFPLGNGIITVNTDEQAWARAKPGDLNKGGDAARAALAMLRIKRRLAKA is encoded by the coding sequence ATGGCAGACGCGCGGCGCGCACCCCTGAAAGACCAGACCGACGTTTCGGGCGCGCGCGTCCTGATCGTCGAGGCGCGGTTCTATGACGACATCCAGGACGCGCTGCTGGAAGGCGCAGTCGCCGAGCTGAACGCTGCCGGCGCCACCCACGACGTGCTCACCGTGCCCGGCGCGCTGGAAATCCCCGCTGCGGTCGCGATCGCGATCGATGCCGCCGAGGCCGCCGGCAAGCCCTACGACGCGGCGATCGCGCTCGGTTGCGTGGTGCGCGGCGAGACCATCCATTTCGAGATCGTGTCGATGGAGTCGGCCCGTGCGCTGATGGACCTCAGCGTCGCGCGAAAGTTTCCGCTCGGCAACGGCATCATCACCGTCAACACCGACGAGCAGGCCTGGGCGCGGGCGAAGCCGGGCGACCTCAACAAGGGCGGCGACGCCGCGCGCGCCGCGCTGGCGATGCTGCGGATCAAACGCCGGTTGGCGAAGGCTTGA
- the plsX gene encoding phosphate acyltransferase PlsX produces MPQKVRIALDAMGGDFGPSVVIPGAAISLGRHPDVEFLLYGDAKLIEKELAAHPALRKASRVIHTDVAVAMHDKPSVALRRGRYKSSMWQAIDAVKKAEADVTVSAGNTGALMAMARFCLRTLPGIDRPAIAATWPTMRGDSVVLDLGASIGGDAHHLKALAVMGAAMASVLFDLERPTVGLLNIGVEEIKGGEEIREAAELLRAMDSQRFEFIGFVEGDGIGKGAADVIVSEGFAGNIALKAAEGTARQLAEYLRAAMSRTWRSKIGYLFARDAFKALKDKMDPNKSNGGVFLGLNGIVVKSHGGTNAEGFAYAVDVGYDMVRYDLLTKINQTLNRDAGALVATPGVQEAVS; encoded by the coding sequence ATGCCTCAGAAAGTTCGAATCGCGCTCGACGCAATGGGGGGCGATTTCGGCCCCTCCGTCGTGATCCCCGGCGCGGCGATCTCCCTCGGCCGGCATCCGGACGTCGAATTCCTGCTCTATGGCGATGCCAAGCTGATCGAGAAGGAGCTTGCCGCGCATCCGGCGCTGCGCAAGGCGTCGCGGGTGATTCACACCGACGTCGCGGTGGCGATGCACGACAAGCCGAGCGTGGCGCTGCGCCGCGGCCGCTACAAATCGTCGATGTGGCAGGCGATCGATGCGGTGAAGAAGGCCGAGGCCGACGTCACGGTGTCGGCCGGCAACACCGGCGCACTGATGGCGATGGCGCGATTCTGTCTACGAACGCTGCCCGGGATCGATCGTCCGGCGATCGCCGCCACCTGGCCGACGATGCGCGGCGATTCGGTGGTGCTCGATCTCGGCGCCTCGATCGGCGGCGACGCACACCACCTCAAGGCGCTGGCGGTGATGGGCGCGGCGATGGCCAGCGTGCTGTTCGATCTCGAACGACCGACGGTCGGCCTGCTCAACATCGGGGTCGAGGAAATCAAGGGCGGCGAAGAGATCCGCGAAGCCGCCGAGCTGTTGCGCGCGATGGATTCGCAACGGTTCGAATTCATCGGCTTCGTCGAGGGCGACGGTATCGGCAAGGGCGCCGCCGACGTGATCGTGTCGGAAGGCTTCGCCGGCAATATTGCGCTGAAAGCGGCGGAGGGCACCGCCCGCCAGCTCGCCGAATATCTTCGCGCCGCGATGTCCCGGACCTGGCGGTCGAAGATCGGCTATCTATTCGCGCGCGACGCCTTCAAGGCGCTCAAGGACAAGATGGACCCCAACAAGTCCAACGGCGGCGTCTTCCTCGGCCTCAACGGAATCGTGGTCAAGAGCCACGGCGGAACCAATGCCGAGGGCTTTGCCTATGCGGTCGATGTTGGCTATGACATGGTCCGCTACGATCTCCTGACCAAGATCAATCAAACGCTCAATCGTGATGCCGGCGCGTTGGTCGCGACGCCGGGTGTCCAGGAGGCTGTCTCGTGA
- the nusB gene encoding transcription antitermination factor NusB yields the protein MAEINKPAFKKPDLKKMTPKGERKANRRGAARLAAVQALYQMDIGGAGINETFAEFESFWIGNEVEGEQYLPAEAAFFRDIVSGVVREQKQIDPLIDDLLARGWPLARIDAILRAVMRAGAYELEHRKDIPARVVVSEYVDVAHAFVEKDETGMVNAVLDQIARQFREDEFTR from the coding sequence ATGGCCGAGATCAACAAACCCGCGTTCAAGAAGCCCGATCTTAAAAAGATGACGCCGAAGGGCGAGCGTAAGGCCAACCGCCGCGGCGCGGCGCGGCTCGCCGCGGTGCAGGCACTTTACCAGATGGACATCGGCGGCGCCGGCATCAACGAGACCTTCGCCGAGTTCGAGAGCTTCTGGATCGGCAACGAGGTCGAGGGCGAGCAGTATCTGCCGGCCGAAGCCGCGTTCTTCCGCGACATCGTCTCGGGGGTGGTGCGCGAGCAAAAGCAGATCGATCCGCTGATCGACGATCTGCTCGCCCGCGGCTGGCCGCTGGCGCGGATCGACGCGATCCTGCGCGCGGTGATGCGGGCAGGGGCCTATGAGCTCGAACACCGCAAGGACATCCCGGCGCGCGTGGTTGTGTCCGAATATGTCGACGTCGCCCACGCCTTCGTCGAGAAGGACGAGACCGGCATGGTCAATGCCGTGCTCGACCAGATCGCCCGCCAGTTCCGCGAAGACGAGTTTACGCGCTGA
- a CDS encoding ubiquinol-cytochrome C chaperone family protein: protein MIWPFNLLRPPRTPPRGTIEAIYGTIVTQSRLPAFYQEFGVADTVNGRFEMLVVHLWLVLRRIRSIQDASPFAQALFDYFCSDLDANLRELGVGDLSVPKRMQAFGEAFYGRSAAYDLALTEGREDLELALNRNVLDGADIENARKLAVYVGQVIAALDAVPPAKLRSGELPFPQPTA, encoded by the coding sequence ATGATCTGGCCGTTCAATCTGCTCCGTCCGCCCCGGACGCCGCCGCGCGGCACCATTGAAGCGATCTATGGCACGATCGTGACGCAATCGCGCCTGCCGGCCTTTTATCAGGAATTCGGCGTCGCCGACACGGTCAACGGCCGATTCGAGATGCTGGTGGTGCATCTGTGGCTGGTGCTGCGGCGGATTCGCAGCATCCAGGATGCCTCGCCGTTCGCCCAGGCGCTGTTCGACTATTTCTGCAGCGACCTCGACGCCAACCTGCGCGAGCTTGGGGTCGGCGATCTGTCGGTGCCGAAGCGGATGCAGGCGTTCGGCGAGGCGTTCTACGGCCGCTCGGCGGCGTATGATCTGGCGCTCACCGAAGGCCGCGAAGACCTCGAGCTGGCGCTGAACCGGAACGTTCTCGACGGCGCCGACATTGAAAATGCACGGAAGCTGGCGGTCTATGTCGGGCAGGTGATCGCGGCGCTCGACGCCGTGCCGCCGGCCAAGCTGCGCAGCGGCGAATTGCCGTTTCCGCAGCCGACTGCGTAA
- a CDS encoding beta-ketoacyl-ACP synthase III produces the protein MTVIRSVVLGCGAYLPERVLTNEELARTVDTSDEWIVQRTGIRERHIAADGEFTSHLATKAAQAALDNAGLTADQIDLIVLATSTPDHTFPATAVQVQAALGMTHGVAFDLQAVCSGFVFAVATADNYLRAGSAKRALVIGAETFSRILDWNDRGTCVLFGDGAGAIVLEAQEGWGTSADRGVLTTHLRSDGRHKHKLYVDGGPSSTQTVGHLRMEGREVFKHAVGMITGVIVDAFNASGTSADNVDWFVPHQANKRIIDASAQKLHIAPEKVVMTVDRHGNTSAASIPLALCTAVQDGRIQKGHLVLLEAMGGGFTWGAALLRW, from the coding sequence GTGACGGTGATTCGTTCGGTCGTACTGGGCTGCGGCGCTTACTTGCCGGAGCGGGTTCTCACCAACGAAGAGCTGGCCCGGACCGTCGACACCTCGGACGAATGGATCGTCCAGCGCACCGGAATTCGCGAGCGCCATATCGCCGCCGACGGCGAATTCACCTCGCATCTGGCCACCAAGGCCGCCCAGGCGGCGCTCGACAATGCCGGCCTGACCGCCGATCAGATCGACCTGATCGTGCTGGCGACCTCGACCCCTGACCACACCTTCCCGGCGACCGCGGTGCAGGTGCAGGCCGCGCTCGGCATGACCCACGGCGTCGCCTTCGACCTGCAGGCGGTGTGCTCCGGCTTCGTGTTCGCGGTCGCCACTGCGGACAATTACCTGCGGGCCGGCTCGGCCAAGCGAGCGCTGGTGATCGGCGCCGAGACCTTCTCCCGCATCCTCGATTGGAATGATCGTGGCACTTGCGTGCTGTTCGGCGACGGCGCCGGCGCGATCGTGCTCGAAGCGCAGGAAGGCTGGGGCACTTCCGCCGACCGCGGCGTGCTAACCACGCATCTGCGCTCGGACGGCCGTCACAAACACAAGTTGTATGTCGACGGCGGCCCGTCGAGCACCCAGACCGTCGGCCATCTGCGGATGGAAGGACGCGAGGTGTTCAAGCACGCGGTCGGCATGATCACCGGGGTGATCGTCGACGCGTTCAACGCTTCCGGCACCAGTGCCGACAATGTCGACTGGTTCGTGCCGCATCAGGCCAACAAGCGCATCATCGACGCCTCGGCCCAGAAGCTGCATATCGCGCCCGAGAAGGTGGTGATGACGGTCGACCGTCACGGCAACACCTCGGCGGCATCGATCCCGCTGGCATTGTGCACTGCAGTCCAGGACGGCCGTATCCAGAAGGGCCACCTGGTTTTGCTCGAAGCGATGGGCGGCGGCTTCACCTGGGGCGCTGCGCTGCTCCGCTGGTAG
- a CDS encoding YceD family protein, with translation MASEDNPWSVPVVVLQIPETGLHRDIAATAPQCEAISALGGLRGVAEASASFDLKPFADGRVQVTGRVRAKVTQTCVVTLDPVDNLVDEAVDLTFLPPEQIREMADSVDDDGEPDPGDPPEAIERGMIDIGRVATDALFLGLDPYPRKPDAVFEPVVDRDDPDMNPFAALKALQLPTGTAAPRKPKR, from the coding sequence ATGGCGAGCGAAGACAATCCGTGGAGCGTGCCGGTCGTGGTGCTGCAGATTCCGGAGACCGGGCTGCATCGCGACATCGCGGCGACCGCGCCTCAGTGCGAGGCGATCAGCGCGCTCGGCGGCCTGCGCGGCGTCGCCGAGGCGTCTGCGTCTTTTGATCTGAAGCCGTTCGCCGACGGCCGCGTTCAGGTCACCGGCCGGGTGCGCGCCAAGGTCACCCAGACCTGCGTGGTGACGCTCGATCCGGTCGACAACCTCGTCGACGAGGCGGTCGATCTCACCTTCCTGCCGCCGGAGCAAATTCGCGAAATGGCCGATTCGGTCGATGACGACGGCGAGCCCGATCCGGGCGATCCGCCGGAGGCGATCGAGCGCGGCATGATCGATATCGGCCGTGTCGCGACCGACGCGCTGTTTCTCGGGCTCGACCCCTATCCGCGCAAGCCAGACGCGGTGTTCGAGCCGGTCGTCGACCGCGACGATCCCGATATGAACCCGTTCGCGGCGCTGAAAGCGCTGCAACTGCCGACCGGCACCGCGGCCCCGCGCAAGCCGAAACGCTGA
- the thiL gene encoding thiamine-phosphate kinase translates to MPSGEDNLIARYFKPLATDPGARGLVDDAAVLAASAADLVLTTDAIVEGVHYLPDDPPAAIARKALRVNLSDLAAKGAEPAGFLLTLALRQADERFLALFAAALGEDAATFRCPLLGGDTVSTPGPMMISVTAFGRVPPGRMVLRDALRPGDAIVVTGTIGDAALGLDLLQGRATAAGDAGRAFLIDRYRVPQPRSALAPAVRDHAGAAMDVSDGLAGDLAKMCAASGVTATLDATAVPLSDAARAIIGTDESKLARLLSGGDDYELLCGIAQSKLDQFLAAAQRDGVRVSVIGVAEAGTAPPRWLGANAREIPLKTLSFSHF, encoded by the coding sequence ATGCCCTCCGGTGAAGACAATCTGATCGCACGCTACTTCAAGCCGCTGGCGACCGATCCCGGCGCGCGGGGGCTGGTCGACGACGCCGCCGTGCTCGCGGCGAGCGCAGCAGATCTGGTGCTGACCACCGACGCGATCGTCGAGGGCGTCCACTATCTTCCCGACGATCCGCCCGCCGCGATCGCCCGCAAGGCGCTGCGGGTCAATCTCTCCGACCTGGCCGCCAAGGGCGCAGAGCCGGCCGGCTTCCTGCTGACACTGGCGCTGCGCCAGGCCGATGAGCGTTTCCTCGCCCTGTTCGCCGCCGCGCTCGGCGAGGATGCCGCGACGTTCCGCTGCCCGCTGCTCGGCGGCGACACGGTGTCGACCCCGGGGCCGATGATGATTTCCGTGACCGCGTTCGGCCGGGTGCCCCCGGGCCGGATGGTGCTGCGCGACGCGCTGCGGCCCGGCGACGCCATTGTGGTCACCGGCACGATCGGCGACGCCGCGCTCGGGCTCGATCTGCTGCAGGGCCGGGCGACGGCGGCCGGCGATGCCGGCCGTGCCTTCCTGATCGATCGCTACCGGGTACCGCAGCCGCGCTCGGCGCTGGCGCCGGCCGTGCGCGATCATGCCGGGGCGGCGATGGACGTCTCCGACGGACTCGCCGGCGATCTCGCCAAGATGTGCGCCGCCTCTGGCGTCACCGCGACTCTCGACGCCACCGCAGTGCCGTTGTCGGATGCTGCGCGTGCGATCATCGGAACCGATGAGTCGAAGCTGGCGCGATTACTCAGCGGCGGCGATGATTACGAACTGCTTTGCGGCATTGCACAATCCAAGCTTGATCAGTTTCTTGCTGCAGCGCAGCGGGACGGTGTCCGGGTGAGCGTGATCGGCGTCGCCGAAGCCGGAACCGCGCCGCCGCGCTGGCTCGGCGCAAACGCCCGCGAAATCCCGCTGAAGACGCTCTCTTTCAGTCACTTCTGA
- a CDS encoding integration host factor subunit alpha, producing MAGRTVTRVDLCEAVYQKVGLSRTESSAFVELVLKEITDCLERGETVKLSSFGSFLVRQKGERVGRNPKTGTEVPISPRRVMVFKPSAILKQRINANGAVPASTTESDENTAQTASGG from the coding sequence ATGGCCGGACGAACAGTCACACGTGTCGATCTATGCGAGGCGGTCTACCAGAAGGTCGGACTGTCGCGCACCGAGTCGTCGGCATTCGTCGAACTGGTGTTGAAGGAAATCACCGACTGCCTGGAGCGGGGCGAGACGGTGAAGCTGTCGTCGTTCGGATCGTTCCTGGTGCGGCAGAAGGGGGAGCGTGTCGGGCGCAACCCGAAGACCGGCACCGAGGTGCCGATCTCGCCGCGGCGGGTGATGGTGTTCAAGCCGTCGGCGATCCTCAAGCAGCGCATCAACGCCAATGGCGCTGTGCCTGCGTCGACTACAGAATCTGACGAAAATACCGCGCAAACCGCCTCCGGCGGCTGA
- a CDS encoding alpha/beta fold hydrolase yields the protein MAIDTATLEANGLRFAVDIAGQGDTVALLLHGFPEARQSWHRQIPFLAELGWRVAAPDLRGYGGSARPSGKAAYTIEHLTDDIAALFAALGGKRRILIGHDWGGVIAWQVALHSKVHLDGLVILNAPHPDAFARELRRGWTQRRRSWYVAFFQLPWLPEWLLTRKGGAPLVKMFRSHSHKIPAEQLEIYRRNILQPGAATAMLNYYRANFSGLAGGAGSNPVITVPTLMIWGNNDLALDIKLTEGNEMFVEDFTLRKLPRASHWVQQDAPDEVNATIAEWARGKGLA from the coding sequence ATGGCGATCGACACGGCGACGCTGGAAGCCAACGGCCTGCGCTTTGCGGTCGACATCGCGGGGCAGGGCGACACCGTCGCGCTGCTGCTGCACGGCTTCCCGGAAGCGCGGCAGTCGTGGCACCGGCAGATCCCTTTCCTGGCGGAACTCGGCTGGCGAGTGGCGGCGCCGGACTTGCGCGGCTATGGCGGCTCGGCTCGGCCGAGCGGCAAGGCCGCTTACACGATCGAGCATCTGACCGACGACATCGCGGCACTGTTCGCTGCGCTCGGCGGCAAGCGCCGTATCCTGATCGGCCACGATTGGGGCGGGGTGATCGCCTGGCAGGTCGCGCTGCACAGCAAGGTGCATCTCGACGGGCTGGTCATTCTCAACGCGCCGCATCCCGACGCGTTCGCCCGCGAGCTGCGCCGCGGCTGGACCCAGCGCCGCCGCTCCTGGTACGTCGCCTTCTTCCAATTGCCGTGGCTGCCGGAATGGCTGCTGACGCGAAAGGGCGGCGCACCGCTGGTGAAGATGTTCAGGAGCCACAGCCACAAGATCCCGGCCGAACAGCTCGAGATTTATCGCCGCAACATCCTACAGCCGGGCGCGGCCACTGCGATGCTGAACTACTATCGCGCCAACTTCTCCGGCCTTGCCGGCGGCGCCGGCAGCAATCCGGTGATCACCGTGCCGACGCTGATGATCTGGGGCAACAACGACCTCGCGCTCGACATCAAGCTGACGGAGGGCAACGAGATGTTCGTCGAAGATTTCACCCTGCGCAAGCTGCCGCGGGCGTCGCATTGGGTGCAGCAGGACGCACCCGACGAGGTCAATGCGACGATCGCCGAGTGGGCACGGGGCAAGGGGCTGGCGTAG